A genomic window from Silene latifolia isolate original U9 population chromosome 11, ASM4854445v1, whole genome shotgun sequence includes:
- the LOC141611112 gene encoding uncharacterized protein LOC141611112 isoform X1 — protein sequence MQPHHNVKTLKLRGYQGDTIPIWPGRGDNSASFDFPNLVTLRIVNCSELLYLPWQIGKLPRLKTLEISGLPNMEYVADSETLVSNEGSSLFPYLDFLEISELPKLKGWWRRTESGSHVVNPSESYHGETIPRWPRRGDNSALFDFPNLVTLKIKNCSELLYLPWQIRKLPYLKTLHISRLLNMEYVADSETLVSDEGLSFFPSLDNLSIHELPKLKGWWRRSESGSHMVNSNDSRRSREGQVEWESSPCFPLLKILSIRNCGNMMFVPLCPQLEELIIYDSRADMRCAHRPLSCTKLKRLEINNLEWLKSMPIEYTQFLSEIEIVSDRRMERLGEVNEFPTSLLSSVRTLRIGICPKLVSIRGWLEHLSALEYLYIRDCPKVELGGMSWHNLAATLQHLELMKELPEGLQYCTSLKYLYIRNCPNLKSMPKWMPKLTSLQELIIGWCSRSLKERCQQPNGEDWPLVHHISRIDMW from the coding sequence ATGCAGCCTCATCATAATGTCAAAACATTAAAGTTGAGGGGGTATCAAGGTGACACAATACCGATATGGCCAGGGAGGGGGGATAACTCGGCGTCGTTCGATTTCCCTAATCTTGTCACTTTGCGGATCGTAAATTGCAGTGAGCTTCTCTATCTGCCTTGGCAAATTGGGAAACTGCCCCGCCTTAAGACGCTAGAGATTTCAGGATTGCCGAATATGGAATATGTGGCGGACTCAGAAACACTTGTCTCGAATGAAGGATCATCCTTGTTTCCCTATCTCGATTTCCTGGAGATTTCTGAGTTGCCTAAGTTAAAAGGGTGGTGGCGGAGAACAGAATCAGGGTCGCACGTAGTCAACCCTAGTGAGAGTTATCATGGTGAGACAATACCGAGATGGCCACGGAGGGGGGATAACTCGGCATTGTTTGATTTCCCTAATCTtgtcactttgaagatcaaaAATTGCAGTGAGTTGCTCTATCTGCCTTGGCAGATTAGGAAACTTCCCTACCTTAAAACGCTACATATTTCAAGATTGTTGAACATGGAGTATGTGGCGGACTCAGAAACACTTGTCTCGGATGAAGGATTGTCCTTCTTTCCCAGCCTCGATAACCTAAGTATTCATGAGTTGCCTAAGTTAAAAGGGTGGTGGCGGAGATCAGAATCAGGGTCGCACATGGTCAACTCTAATGACAGTAGGAGGAGCCGAGAAGGACAAGTAGAGTGGGAATCATCTCCCTGTTTTCCTCTACTAAAGATTCTCAGTATAAGAAATTGTGGAAATATGATGTTTGTACCTTTATGTCCGCAACTCGAAGAGCTCATAATATATGATTCCAGAGCAGATATGAGGTGCGCACATCGTCCCTTGTCATGTACCAAATTGAAGAGACTGGAAATCAACAACTTGGAGTGGCTGAAATCAATGCCAATTGAGTACACTCAGTTTCTTTCAGAGATAGAAATAGTGTCTGATAGGAGAATGGAGAGATTGGGAGAAGTAAATGAGTTTCCGACCTCTTTATTGTCTTCCGTGCGAACCCTACGCATCGGCATTTGCCCGAAACTTGTTAGCATAAGAGGATGGTTGGAGCATCTTTCTGCCTTGGAGTATTTGTATATACGAGACTGTCCAAAAGTGGAGTTGGGTGGGATGTCATGGCATAACCTTGCTGCTACTCTTCaacacttggaattgatgaaggaATTGCCAGAGGGGTTACAGTACTGCACTTCCCTCAAATATCTTTACATTAGGAATTGTCCCAACCTGAAATCCATGCCAAAATGGATGCCCAAACTCACCTCTCTCCAAGAGCTTATCATTGGATGGTGTTCCCGGAGTCTCAAAGAAAGATGCCAACAACCGAATGGGGAGGACTGGCCCCTCGTCCATCACATCTCACGTATTGACATGTGGTAG
- the LOC141611111 gene encoding putative disease resistance protein RGA1, with translation MDVSTTLAIVQTILTAIQTLAQLQSLFSISHCRSELDDLRNTVETVRPVLEDADAKQDSLNAQEKHYIQELRDAVYDADDVLDEFLTLAKQNQLRSNKVISFFSRFKLLTHRLSSKVKTVNNKLNTIATKSYKFSFKVDYKPIKFTKEETSSCLSDVIIGREEDVEKIVGVLLGSHNVDHPNVSLLAIMGMGGLGKTALAQLVFNDPRITEAFPLKRWTCIADQDQQQLDLKGHLGKVVKGFSVSDKMSLEDIHHVVKRRLGGQKYLLVLDDVWTESYHEWQQFQGFLKVGGRGSWIIVTTRSKTTAQMIAGDQMHELRGLSESDSWHLFERMAFQAEERDDELVKLGKEIVKKCTNVPLAIRVVGSLLRGQSMSKWLLFHEKGLDSLGGSNDTITRILKLSYDQLNSSLKACFAYCAIFPKDWQISKQLLIQLWMAQGYINSQNLGEDYFLILLQRCFFQDILEDKIGKKVMFKIHDLLHDFAEKVAGKEICRISFDTSSVVKRDRQVSFAPHMSFDISSMSDSYAQHIFNNTHIRTCLQIKGRFVDYRVGDLLASKSIPKWTYL, from the coding sequence ATGGACGTTTCAACAACGTTAGCTATAGTTCAAACTATACTTACTGCTATCCAAACTTTGGCTCAGTTGCAATCATTGTTCTCCATTTCTCATTGCAGATCCGAGCTTGATGACCTCCGAAACACTGTCGAAACTGTCAGACCTGTTCTTGAGGATGCTGATGCCAAGCAGGACTCTCTTAACGCCCAAGAGAAGCATTACATTCAAGAGCTCAGAGATGCTGTTTATGATGCCGATGATGTGTTAGATGAGTTCCTAACCCTTGCCAAACAGAATCAACTCAGAAGCAACAAGGTGATCTCCTTTTTTTCTCGGTTTAAGCTTCTTACTCACAGACTTTCAAGTAAAGTCAAAACGGTTAACAACAAGTTGAACACCATTGCCACTAAGAGTTATAAGTTTAGTTTTAAGGTTGACTATAAGCCTATAAAATTTACAAAGGAGGAGACTTCTTCTTGTTTGTCTGATGTAATCATCGGGAGAGAGGAAGATGTGGAGAAGATTGTAGGTGTGTTGTTGGGTTCTCATAATGTAGATCACCCAAATGTTTCTTTGCTTGCCATTATGGGGATGGGAGGTTTAGGAAAAACCGCTCTTGCCCAACTTGTGTTTAACGATCCTAGGATCACTGAGGCATTCCCACTGAAGAGGTGGACTTGCATCGCTGATCAGGATCAACAACAGTTGGACTTGAAAGGGCATTTAGGGAAGGTGGTGAAAGGATTCTCAGTTAGTGATAAAATGTCTTTGGAGGACATACATCATGTAGTTAAGCGGCGACTTGGAGGGCAAAAATACTTGCTCGTGTTAGATGATGTGTGGACTGAAAGTTATCATGAATGGCAGCAGTTCCAAGGGTTTTTGAAGGTTGGCGGAAGGGGGAGTTGGATAATTGTAACTACACGCTCGAAAACAACTGCCCAAATGATTGCAGGTGATCAAATGCATGAGTTGCGAGGTTTGTCAGAATCCGATTCATGGCATTTGTTTGAAAGGATGGCGTTTCAAGCAGAAGAAAGAGATGATGAACTAGTTAAACTTGGCAAAGAAATTGTTAAAAAGTGCACCAATGTTCCACTTGCTATTAGAGTGGTAGGAAGTCTTCTGCGTGGTCAATCCATGTCTAAGTGGCTGTTATTTCATGAAAAAGGGTTAGACTCTCTCGGTGGAAGTAATGATACAATAACCCGCATACTAAAGTTAAGTTATGATCAACTCAACTCTTCTTTGAAAGCTTGTTTTGCGTACTGTGCTATCTTTCCCAAAGATTGGCAGATTAGTAAGCAACTGTTGATTCAACTTTGGATGGCACAAGGCTACATTAACTCACAGAATTTGGGCGAGGACTACTTTCTTATATTGCTTCAAAGGTGTTTTTTCCAAGATATACTCGAGGATAAAATCGGGAAGAAAGTAATGTTTAAGATACATGATCTCTTGCATGATTTTGCTGAAAAAGTAGCAGGCAAAGAAATTTGTAGGATAAGTTTTGATACTTCTAGTGTGGTTAAACGAGATCGCCAGGTCTCTTTTGCACCACATATGAGTTTTGATATTTCTAGTATGAGTGACTCTTATGCACAACATATCTTCAATAATACTCATATTCGTACATGCCTTCAAATCAAGGGTCGTTTTGTGGACTATAGAGTGGGCGACTTACTAGCAAGTAAATCAATACCGAAATGGACATATCTTTAG